GGCGGGGCTGTATGCCCTGGAACATCAGGTCCAGCGCCTGGCCGATGACCACGCCAACGCCCAGCGGCTTGCCGAGGGCTTGCGTGGGGCGGGTTACGAGGTCGAACCGGTGCAGACCAACATGGTCTACGTGCAAATGGGCGAGCGGGCCGAGGCGATCAAGGCATTTGCCGATGAACGGGGCGTCAAGCTCAGCGCGGCGTCACGCCTGCGAATGGTGACGCACATGGACGTGAGTGCGGCGCAAATCGACCAAGTGGTAGCCACTTTCGTCGAGTTTTCCCGCCACTGACCCGTCAACCGGGCCAATTGACAGTTTCTATCGCATAAACACGCTGTACCCCACGCGCAGGGCCGATATAATGCGGCCCTTTGCCGTTGCTTCGTCTGTTGACGTTTTGCACAGGCCTTTGGCCGCAGCCTCCGTGGAAGAACCTAATGAAAAGCGCAGAAATCCGTGAAGCCTTCCTTCGCTTCTTCGAAGAGCAAGGTCACACCCGAGTAGCCTCCAGCTCTTTGATTCCGGGCAACGACCCGACCCTGCTGTTCACCAACGCGGGGATGAACCAGTTCAAGGACTGCTTCCTGGGCCAGGAAAAACGTGCCTACACCCGTGCGGTGAGCAGCCAGAAATGCGTGCGTGCCGGCGGCAAGCACAACGACCTGGAAAACGTCGGCTATACCGCACGTCACCATACGTTCTTCGAAATGCTGGGTAACTTCAGCTTCGGTGACTATTTCAAGCGCGACGCCATCACCTTCGCCTGGACCTTCCTGACCTCCGACAAGTGGCTGAACCTGCCCAAGGAGAAGCTCTGGGTAACGGTCTACGCCACCGACGACGAAGCCTATGACATCTGGACCAAAGAGGTCGGTGTCCCGGCTGAGCGCATGGTGCGCATTGGCGACAACAAAGGCGCGCCTTACGCCTCCGATAACTTCTGGACCATGGGCGACACCGGCCCGTGCGGCCCGTGCACCGAGATTTTCTACGATCACGGCGCCGACATCTGGGGCGGCCCACCCGGCTCGCCGGAAGAAGACGGTGACCGCTACATCGAGATCTGGAACAACGTGTTCATGCAGTTCAACCGCACAGCCGATGGCGTGTTGCATCCGCTGCCAGCGCCGTCGGTCGACACCGGCATGGGCCTGGAGCGGATCAGTGCGGTGTTGCAGCACGTTCACTCCAACTACGAAATCGACCTGTTCCAGAGCCTGCTGAGCGCGTCGGCCCAGGCCATCGGTTGCACCAATGACAACCAGGCGTCGCTCAAAGTCGTGGCCGACCACATCCGTTCCTGCGGTTTCCTGATTGCCGACGGGGTGCTGCCTTCCAACGAAGGCCGCGGCTATGTGCTGCGCCGGATCATCCGTCGTGCCTGCCGTCACGGTAACAAGCTGGGCGCCAAGGGCAGCTTCTTCTATCAGATCGTCGCGGCATTGGCGGCCGAGATGGGCGAAGCCTTCCCGGAGCTCAAATCCCAGCAGGCGCACATCGAGCGCGTGCTCAAGGCTGAAGAAGAACAATTCGCCAAGACCCTGGAGCAAGGCCTGAAGATCCTCGAGCAGGACCTGGCCGAGCTCAAGGGCAACGTGGTTCCGGGCGATGTGGTGTTCAAGCTTTACGACACCTACGGTTTCCCGATGGACCTGACTGGCGACATCGCCCGCGAACGCAACCTGACCCTCGACGAGGAAGGTTTCGAGCGCGAGATGGAAGCCCAGCGGGTGCGTGCGCGTTCCGCCAGTTCCTTCGGCATGGACTACAACAGCGTGGTCAAGGTTGATGTGGCCACGGAGTTCACCGGTTATGCGGGTACCACCGGTTCGGCCAAGATTGTTGCCATCTATAAGGACGGGCAGTCGGTCGACATCCTGAGCGAAGGCCAGGAAGGCGTGATCGTGCTGGACAAGACCCCGTTCTACGCCGAATCCGGCGGCCAGATCGGCGACAGCGGTTACCTCCAGGCCGGCAGTTCGCGCTTTGACGTGCGTGACACCACCAAGACCGGCGGCGCCTTCCTGCACCATGGCGTGCTGGCTTCGGGCAGCCTGATGATCGCAGCCCCGGTGGCGGCGCATGTCGACGCCGACGTTCGGCATGCCACGTCGTTGAACCACTCCGCCACGCACTTGCTGCACGCTGCGTTGCGCCAGGTGCTGGGCGAGCATGTCCAGCAGAAGGGTTCGTTGGTGGACAGTCAGCGCCTGCGCTTCGACTTCAGCCATTTCGAAGCCATCAAGCCTGAGCAGCTCAAGGCGCTGGAAGAAATCGTCAACGCCGAGATTCGCAAGAACTCCCCGGTGGAAACCGAAGAAACCGACATCGAGACCGCCAAGCGCA
The sequence above is drawn from the Pseudomonas sp. St316 genome and encodes:
- the alaS gene encoding alanine--tRNA ligase, with translation MKSAEIREAFLRFFEEQGHTRVASSSLIPGNDPTLLFTNAGMNQFKDCFLGQEKRAYTRAVSSQKCVRAGGKHNDLENVGYTARHHTFFEMLGNFSFGDYFKRDAITFAWTFLTSDKWLNLPKEKLWVTVYATDDEAYDIWTKEVGVPAERMVRIGDNKGAPYASDNFWTMGDTGPCGPCTEIFYDHGADIWGGPPGSPEEDGDRYIEIWNNVFMQFNRTADGVLHPLPAPSVDTGMGLERISAVLQHVHSNYEIDLFQSLLSASAQAIGCTNDNQASLKVVADHIRSCGFLIADGVLPSNEGRGYVLRRIIRRACRHGNKLGAKGSFFYQIVAALAAEMGEAFPELKSQQAHIERVLKAEEEQFAKTLEQGLKILEQDLAELKGNVVPGDVVFKLYDTYGFPMDLTGDIARERNLTLDEEGFEREMEAQRVRARSASSFGMDYNSVVKVDVATEFTGYAGTTGSAKIVAIYKDGQSVDILSEGQEGVIVLDKTPFYAESGGQIGDSGYLQAGSSRFDVRDTTKTGGAFLHHGVLASGSLMIAAPVAAHVDADVRHATSLNHSATHLLHAALRQVLGEHVQQKGSLVDSQRLRFDFSHFEAIKPEQLKALEEIVNAEIRKNSPVETEETDIETAKRKGAMALFGEKYGDSVRVLSMGDFSVELCGGIHANRTGDIGLMKIISEGGVASGVRRIEAVTGAAALAYLNAAEEQLKEAATLIKGSRDNLIDKLSAVLERNRLLEKQLEQLQAKAASAAGDDLSAQAVDVNGVKVLAVRLDGQDGKALLALVDQLKNKLGRAVILLGSVHEEKVVLVAGVTKDLTGQLKAGDLMKQAAAAVGGKGGGRPDMAQGGGTDAGALDAALAQTVAFVEQGI